A genomic window from Schistocerca serialis cubense isolate TAMUIC-IGC-003099 chromosome 4, iqSchSeri2.2, whole genome shotgun sequence includes:
- the LOC126474058 gene encoding striatin-interacting protein 1-like, with product MDANGNGKRIVTKFRDLLNRQRQDSEGGPECPDLDFVYDDADNMINEIAELYSYTEQPEFQHNLKAFEDQMKEYKLAPFWQKLSEVQQRSVVMKLLDQLEVSNKSLRMKAARCILYLAQGCWAELQSDAEQQEWSLKNIMLLYECGVLSTFVELLNIEIENCTSAATDSRKLTVSLADSTDLRIILSVLYLMIEVMRVDQDDDCEQWKINREAFRGELGNPLGDELLVVKLLGMVTRFCSGSAPHFPMKKVLLVLWKTILVSLGGMDTLRQLKQQYREQAGLSATQDTMEVVRTMRASSPPASAADLLEAQNQKRNNRPFRRSLMKQSSLDEISGMEFESSYQADEEVRDFEERQAMEEAGEVPQPPSPRPSTPIPSKNKGLPWAPKARQKDLDMFLENTRVKFVGFPLQGDRESLAGLPHPIHEGVEVLKHNMYTSLAEIQIQKEEEIARNPLSTVEPPIPMTPTEVLYQGMLPNLPQYMIALLKILLAAAPTSKTKTDSINILADVLPEEMPMTVLQSMKLGMDVSRHKEIIVKAVSAVLLLLLKHFKINHIYQFEFMSQHLVFANCIPLVLKFFNQNIIAYVSARNSIPILDFPACVIGDQPELTIESLEIGENQQYSWRNIFSCINLLRILNKLTKWKHSRIMMLVVFKSAPILRRTLKVRHAMMQLYVLKLLKMQTKYLGRQWRKSNMKTMSAIYQKVRHRLNDDWAYGNDQDARPWDFQAEECALRSCVDRFNSRRYGSGSSDPEFEPMDHCVTSVLGQPFELTDYFKQHYEVWLQSEVFDRSFGDFF from the coding sequence ATGGATGCAAACGGTAATGGAAAACGCATAGTTACGAAGTTTAGAGACTTGCTAAATAGACAACGGCAAGATTCAGAAGGTGGTCCTGAATGTCCAGATCTTGATTTTGTGTACGACGATGCGGATAATATGATCAACGAAATCGCGGAACTGTACAGCTACACAGAACAACCtgaatttcaacataatctcaAGGCGTTTGAAGATCAAATGAAGGAATATAAGTTAGCTCCATTTTGGCAGAAGCTATCGGAAGTCCAGCAAAGATCTGTTGTAATGAAATTGCTAGACCAGTTGGAAGTGTCAAATAAATCTTTGCGTATGAAGGCTGCACGATGTATACTGTATTTGGCGCAGGGTTGCTGGGCAGAGCTACAGTCAGACGCTGAACAGCAAGAGTGGTCTTTGAAGAACATCATGTTACTCTATGAATGTGGGGTTTTAAGCACGTTTGTGGAACTATTAAATATAGAAATAGAAAACTGTACTTCGGCTGCAACGGACTCCAGAAAACTTACAGTAAGTTTAGCGGATTCAACAGATTTGAGAATTATACtaagcgttttgtatttaatgatAGAAGTTATGCGTGTGGATCAAGATGACGATTGTGAACAGTGGAAAATAAATCGTGAAGCATTCAGAGGTGAGTTGGGAAATCCCCTGGGGGACGAGCTGCTGGTTGTAAAACTTCTTGGTATGGTGACACGTTTCTGTAGTGGCTCTGCACCACATTTTCCTATGAAGAAAGTACTCCTGGTGCTGTGGAAAACAATACTAGTTTCGTTGGGTGGTATGGACACATTAAGGCAACTTAAACAGCAGTATCGTGAGCAGGCTGGCCTAAGTGCAACACAAGATACAATGGAAGTAGTTCGCACAATGAGGGCATCGTCACCACCTGCTAGTGCTGCAGACTTGCTGGAAGCACAGAATCAAAAAAGAAACAATCGACCATTCCGCAGGAGTCTAATGAAACAGAGTTCACTTGATGAAATATCTGGTATGGAATTTGAATCCTCATATCAAGCAGACGAGGAAGTACGTGACTTTGAAGAAAGACAGGCAATGGAAGAAGCAGGAGAAGTTCCACAACCACCAAGCCCAAGACCGAGCACACCAATTCCATCAAAGAACAAGGGCCTTCCGTGGGCACCAAAAGCTCGGCAGAAGGATCTCGATATGTTTCTTGAAAATACAAGAGTTAAATTTGTAGGTTTCCCATTACAAGGCGATAGAGAATCACTAGCTGGACTGCCCCATCCAATACacgaaggtgttgaggttctgaaaCATAACATGTATACTTCGCTGGCGGAGATACAGatacagaaagaagaagaaattgcaAGAAATCCTTTATCAACTGTGGAACCCCCTATTCCAATGACACCAACGGAGGTATTATATCAAGGAATGTTACCAAATTTGCCCCAGTACATGATTGCATTACTTAAAATTCTGCTCGCTGCAGctccaacatcaaaaaccaaaactgACTCTATAAATATTTTAGCAGATGTTCTTCCAGAAGAGATGCCAATGACTGTGTTACAATCCATGAAACTTGGCATGGATGTTAGTAGACACAAAGAGATCATAGTAAAAGCTGTTTCAGCAGTACTCCTTTTgttattaaaacattttaaaatcaatCATATCTACCAGTTTGAATTTATGTCACAGCATTTAGTTTTTGCCAACTGCATACCTCTCGTATTGAAATTTTTTAACCAAAACATTATCGCGTATGTAAGTGCAAGAAATTCAATTCCTATTTTGGACTTTCCAGCATGTGTCATTGGCGACCAACCAGAATTGACTATAGAGAGTCTTGAAATTGGAGAGAATCAGCAGTATTCATGGCGCAATATATTTTCGTGCATCAATCTCCTCAGGATACTTAATAAACTAACAAAATGGAAACACTCGCGTATCATGATGCTTGTCGTGTTTAAATCAGCACCAATCTTAAGGCGTACCCTAAAAGTTCGCCATGCAATGATGCAGCTGTATGTTTTAAAATTGCTGAAGATGCAAACAAAATATCTGGGTAGACAGTGGAGAAAGTCAAACATGAAAACAATGAGTGCAATTTATCAGAAAGTTCGACATCGGTTAAATGATGATTGGGCATATGGGAATGATCAAGATGCACGTCCCTGGGACTTCCAAGCAGAAGAATGTGCTTTACGCTCTTGTGTTGACAGGTTTAATAGTAGACGATATGGCTCAGGATCAAGTGACCCTGAATTTGAACCCATGGATCACTGTGTAACAAGTGTGCTTGGACAGCCCTTTGAACTCACTGACTATTTTAAGCAGCATTACGAAGTGTGGCTACAGAGTGAAGTTTTTGACAGATCATTCGGAGATTTCTTCTGA